GCGGCCGTGGACTTTCCGCGCTCGATCCTTTTGGCGTCCGCGTTCGATTTCGTTTCGGCTCCACTTTCGCGCCCAGACCACGCGCCCATGCTCAATCCAGTAGTGCGACTCGCACTCATAGTTCCAGTTCCCGATCGATGGATCCAAGCTCACGGTCTCGCCGTCGAAAACCAAGGACCAATCAGTCGGCTTGAGCGGGGTAACGACCTTCTCTCCACAACCGCAGCAGCAGAGATGCACAACTGTCGCGTAAGGGATCGAGATGAAGAGGCAGCCGGCATCCAGGCGATCAGGAATGAACTCGACGAACTTGTGCTCCATGCGCTCCTGTCTCATGATTGATCGAAGTTCGTGATGTGATTGCTGATGACGCTGTAGTGACTCCCGTGCTCAGCCTCGACGTCCGCATAGAACCCGAAGATCTTTTTCCATTTGATGACGGCCAGCGCGGCATTGAGTGAGTTCAGCTCTGCCACTTGGATGTTGCGGCTGTACTCGTTGACATCGTCGGCGGTCGAACCGCCGAACTGTTCGGTATCGACTGGTCGCCGCGGCGTACTCGTCGATGTTCGCACCAGCCCGCCGAGCTCCAAGCCATTGCGCCAAACACCGATCCCGACATCGATAAACGGGATCTCCCAACCGATGAGCGTGTCAGCGATGAGCTTTTTCGCCGGGCCTCCGTCGATGCATAGGAAGACAAAGTCCATCTCCCTCAAGGCTTCGACATTGGACTCATCAATCTGAGCCGCATGCGGAACGATTCCGCGGTGCATCTCGGAATAGCGCTCGGCCAGATATTGCACCTTCGTGGGGGCGCGCTCGAGTTCATCCAACCGCGCCGCGCCTGGCGCCCGGAACGCGTTGTGATTAAGGAACTCGTCGTCGTCGAAGATGTTGATCTGGCGTACAGGTGTCTTAGCCACGAGGTCTAAGACATAGGAGCCTGTGCCCCCGGCGCCCACGATCGCTACACCACTAAGTTGGAGCTTCGCCGAAATGTCCCCGATGCCCGCTCGCCCACTGGCGGTTTCTGAGTAGACGAACACTGAGTCTTGTGTTGGATCTCCAGGTGAGGTTCCGACCCGCGCCGTCGCTGCGGGGTCAATTGCGTTCGCTGGCGTCGCGAGGATCTGCATGTAAGTCATCATCTTCGCGTAGTAGTCCGGGTAGCCGTCAGCCGGTTTACTAGAAAACAAGAAGTTGACCTCCAGGTTTGGCGATAGCTCGCGCGTCTCGGTCGAGTTGATCACCTTGCTCAGCGGCTGCCCGTTTTCATCGCATGGCGTTTCACCGCAAAAGAGTGCGATGTGATCATCGGGGCGCGCAGTCCGCTCACCGGCAAGTGCGAGCGTGGACACAAGCGAGCCATACGCAACCTTGCCGGAGCTGTTTGCGTATGGCACACGAAGTATCACCAGGTGACCATCGATGACCTTGATCGGGTAACCCTCC
This region of Solirubrobacterales bacterium genomic DNA includes:
- a CDS encoding ThiF family adenylyltransferase encodes the protein MSQPLISRSPDLKRLEEEGYPIKVIDGHLVILRVPYANSSGKVAYGSLVSTLALAGERTARPDDHIALFCGETPCDENGQPLSKVINSTETRELSPNLEVNFLFSSKPADGYPDYYAKMMTYMQILATPANAIDPAATARVGTSPGDPTQDSVFVYSETASGRAGIGDISAKLQLSGVAIVGAGGTGSYVLDLVAKTPVRQINIFDDDEFLNHNAFRAPGAARLDELERAPTKVQYLAERYSEMHRGIVPHAAQIDESNVEALREMDFVFLCIDGGPAKKLIADTLIGWEIPFIDVGIGVWRNGLELGGLVRTSTSTPRRPVDTEQFGGSTADDVNEYSRNIQVAELNSLNAALAVIKWKKIFGFYADVEAEHGSHYSVISNHITNFDQS